The segment TCCAaccgaccacgtgtaaccacgccagcccagggcgTCCAaccgaccacgtgtaaccacgccagcccagggcgTCCAaccgaccacgtgtaaccacgccagcccaaggCGTCCAaccgaccacgtgtaaccacgccagcccagggcgTCCAaccgaccacgtgtaaccacgccagcccaaggCGTCCAaccgaccacgtgtaaccacgccagcccagggcgGCCACATCCGGGCTACTTCACCTGCGTGGGGTCGTCTGAGACCaatcacccggacagctgattaaAACTGTGGGTTTTGCACAAATGATGAATTTCTAcacaaaccgtctcagggaagctcatctccaggctcgtcgtcctcaccagggtctttacCTGaatgcagtttggcgtcgtaaacGGACTTCAGTGGACAAATGGTCACCTTCAATGGCCAATGACACGCTTTAGAAGTGTACTCTTCCCAGAATCCCCGTTGTGTGGTGAAGCGGTTTGCTGatttcaacgttgtgaacagagtgcctcatggtggaggtgtggggttatagtatgggtAGGCATACGCTACGGACGACAACACACGATGGCAATCTGAATACACAGGGATACTGTGATCCTGAGGGCCCCAATTGTTTCAGCATGATGATGAATGGCCACATGTCGCAAGAAATCTGATCATAATTCCTGGAAGGCtggaaatgtcccagttcttccatggtcggCATACTCTCCAGACACGTCAACcattaagcatgtttgggatgctctggatcgacgtgtacgacagcgtgttccagttcccgccaatatccagctacTTAGCACAGccaattgaagaggagtgggacaacattccacaggccacaaatcaacagcctgatcaattaacagcctgatcaatcaacagcctgatcaactctatgcgaaggagatgtgtcacgctgcatgaggtaaatggtggtcacacctgatactgactggttctgatccacACCCTTACCTTTTTCGataaggtgtctgtgaccaacagattcatATCTCTGTATTCACAGttgtgtgaaatccatagattagagcctaatgaatttactTAAATTTATTATTTGAATCGGGTGTGCTACTACTTGGCTGGCGCGGAAGCCTCTTTCCCCCATGGAAGATTATGCCGTCCTGCTCAAAACCGATATTGTACCACAGTGAACCCACCCTAAAAAGTGATTTTGAACTCTTCTCCCTGTAGGAAATCCGAGATCGAGTACTATGCTATGCTGGCTAAGACTGGGGTCCACCactacagtgggaacaacatagAGCTTGGCACGGCCTGTGGGAAGTACTTCAGAGTCTGTACACTGGCCATCATTGACCCAGGTGAGGGGGTTTTTAATCTTCATGAAAAACGGGGACAAATATGACAACGTTGTCACATGTCGTGTGTGTAAACTGTTATTCTTTCACGACTGGTTTTATAGAATGTAACTTGTCATTTATTTTCTAATCATCCACAGGCGATTCAGACATCATCAGGAGTATGCCTGATCAGCCACAGGGGGAGAAGTAGTCTAgttgtttctcttctgtctctctgtgtagatgTATTTTGTTAAATAAATGGACTTCAAGATGACTGAGTTGTTTTGTCATATGTTTAGTCATTGCCATGTAATTGTAGTACAATGGAAGAAATTGTGGAAGAGACTTAATAAATGCGGGCACTTGTTTTTTTTTCTACATCAAGCTTGCATTGTAATGAAGAGGGTCGCCCCCGGCGTTGGGGGTCGCCCCCGGCGTTGGGGGTCGCCCCCGGCGTTGGGGGTCGCCCCCGGCGTTGGGGGTCGCCCCAGTGTTAATGGACTGTAGTAGAGCCACAAAAGCCAAAAGGCACAATACCATCTTCACATGTCACAACTAGTGTCTCATCTGACTCTCTACTGATGAATATTACATTACAACTTTTAGACGGGGTCCATATAATTGTCCCAACAGTCGGCAACAATTCCTTCACAAAAAATAATTGATTGTTAGTGGTCACTCACAACACAGCAATATAAATCTGCCATTGGATACTGACAAACTCCCAGAGCACAGTCCAGGGATGTATTCATTCTGCCAAAACGTTTCCCAACTAAAACTAGAGTTGCTATTGGACAAATACAGGTAGGATTCATTTGCTTCTGTTTTAAGAGACCCTTTTTTTTTAAGCAACAGAATTGTCCGAATGAATACACTAGTTCAGTGTGTTCTGGTTGAGTTCAGACCCTCTACATCCCGTCCTAGTGTTCCAGTTCAGTCTTCTGGTGGACGGCTTCCACTCCAGACGTTCTCGGTTTCTCCAGAACATTAGGACGAGAATACAATGTAAATCGCAAGACTAGTTAATTCACTTGTGTTTGGCCTTATTGGCCAGAGCCTGTAGGTTAGCCGGTCCTCCCCACACGGTCCCGAACACGTCCCTCTCAGTGCTCAGAGCCACCTCCAGGGGGAGCTCTCTCCCAGACACCACCACGTTCTTTATGGCTCTGATGACCGGGGCTGGACCCGTGGTGTAGCGTCCCAACCACTCCTCTGCCTCCAGGAGGGTGTTGGCTCCAGACCCATCCGGGGAACCCTCCAGGACCCCGTCCGCAAGCCCAATCTGAAGCCCCATCTCTGGGTCTACTTTCAAAGCGCCACCCAGCATCTTCAGGGCGTTCTGGCCGCCTACGATGCGTACCAATCTAGCTGCACCGCCCCAACCAGGGACCAGACCCATGTGTTTATGGACAAACTGGATCACACCGCCTGGCGCCATCAACCTAGCAGGGAGAGACCGTGACGTTGGTTTAGAGATTGGAAACTTGGTGGATTTGTTTTTGAAATTTCTTGAAAAAGGCCTACTTTACTCCACTATCTAGATGTAGGCCTAAAGTTTTAATAAACACAAACGGTGCCATCTATGGACAATGAGTCCCGTTAC is part of the Salvelinus fontinalis isolate EN_2023a chromosome 6, ASM2944872v1, whole genome shotgun sequence genome and harbors:
- the LOC129856935 gene encoding 60S ribosomal protein L30-like — protein: MVATKKTKKSLESINSRLQLVMKSGKYVLGYKQTQRMIRQGKAKLVILANNTPALRKSEIEYYAMLAKTGVHHYSGNNIELGTACGKYFRVCTLAIIDPGDSDIIRSMPDQPQGEK